One Vitis riparia cultivar Riparia Gloire de Montpellier isolate 1030 chromosome 4, EGFV_Vit.rip_1.0, whole genome shotgun sequence genomic window carries:
- the LOC117913275 gene encoding monothiol glutaredoxin-S5-like: MHQALPYWTWVPTIDGGSSAGLSSATIETSDDPMNPGVGMNDVTCMTKMVSENAVIVLGRRGCCMCHVVMRLLLGLGVNPIVFEVDEEDEVAVVGELSRVIVGNDAKEGWTAATTPLSIVPPVVEAPSEDDTQVERQAVEKMKSWAWA, encoded by the coding sequence ATGCACCAAGCACTTCCGTACTGGACATGGGTTCCGACCATCGACGGTGGAAGCTCCGCTGGACTGTCAAGCGCGACAATTGAGACGAGTGACGACCCCATGAACCCTGGAGTGGGAATGAATGATGTGACTTGCATGACGAAAATGGTGTCAGAGAATGCAGTGATTGTGTTAGGGAGACGTGGGTGTTGCATGTGCCATGTGGTGATGCGGCTGCTATTGGGTTTGGGTGTGAACCCTATTGTGTTCGAGGTTGACGAGGAGGATGAAGTTGCCGTGGTTGGCGAATTGTCTAGAGTGATCGTTGGCAATGATGCGAAAGAAGGCTGGACCGCCGCCACGACTCCTCTTTCCATCGTGCCGCCGGTGGTGGAAGCTCCCTCTGAGGATGATACGCAGGTGGAGAGGCAAGCTGTAGAGAAGATGAAGtcttgggcttgggcttaa